In Rhodococcus sp. OK302, one genomic interval encodes:
- a CDS encoding glycosyltransferase family 87 protein encodes MPASTARLTTVTTIVSLLAASFLALAYLVYVVRAVEPVDFLVYRYAADMFASGGDVYEGNLFGPMIAPEGMPFTYTPFAVLLLWPTVLFDWWTAYLLWSLLCILVVAWTVWKFTPTWIRLRPLVMALILFGVSVTPTVSAHISFGQVNLLLMALVLVDITRRENSWLGRHFPRGLLIGIATAVKLTPGLFIVYFVVTKQWRLAIWSSVGAAVVTLAAALVDPALSRTFWTDVVWNLSDRVDLTGEAIASSGNGSLQGTLAAMGSWTDPLVMPIIAIVGVLALWIARQIYLEGRLVDAALVIGLSAPILSPISWIHHWVYLIPAAITILFRIRSRRGVVAFVAALAVVYCGPSMGAQLMEGSPLLFPIGGILREGFILVSVAAIVALWHLATRNSSAPDSVGNQGPNSAEESSVRTRS; translated from the coding sequence ATGCCCGCTTCTACTGCTCGATTGACGACTGTCACCACGATCGTGTCGTTGCTTGCGGCGAGTTTCCTGGCATTGGCGTATCTGGTCTACGTTGTCCGCGCCGTCGAGCCGGTTGATTTTCTCGTCTACCGATACGCCGCAGATATGTTCGCGAGCGGCGGCGATGTGTACGAGGGAAACCTGTTCGGTCCGATGATCGCGCCGGAGGGAATGCCTTTCACCTACACTCCTTTTGCAGTGCTGTTGTTATGGCCCACAGTGCTTTTCGACTGGTGGACGGCGTACCTTCTGTGGTCGCTGTTGTGCATTCTGGTGGTGGCGTGGACGGTGTGGAAGTTCACCCCGACGTGGATCAGGTTGCGGCCGTTGGTGATGGCATTGATTCTGTTCGGTGTATCGGTGACACCGACTGTCAGCGCACACATTTCGTTCGGTCAGGTCAACCTATTGTTGATGGCGCTCGTGTTGGTCGACATCACTCGCCGCGAAAATTCGTGGCTCGGCCGGCACTTTCCGCGCGGCCTTCTGATCGGCATTGCGACGGCCGTCAAGCTGACGCCCGGACTGTTCATCGTCTATTTTGTCGTGACGAAACAATGGCGTCTGGCGATCTGGAGTTCGGTGGGGGCAGCGGTAGTCACTCTTGCTGCTGCGCTGGTCGATCCGGCATTGAGCCGAACATTTTGGACCGATGTCGTGTGGAATCTCAGCGATCGGGTGGACCTGACCGGTGAAGCGATCGCCAGTTCGGGTAACGGTTCACTTCAAGGAACTCTGGCGGCAATGGGTTCGTGGACGGACCCGTTGGTCATGCCGATCATTGCAATTGTGGGTGTGCTGGCGCTGTGGATCGCGCGGCAAATTTATCTCGAGGGCCGGCTCGTCGACGCAGCCTTGGTGATCGGGTTGAGCGCGCCGATACTGTCCCCGATCAGCTGGATTCACCACTGGGTGTATCTGATTCCGGCGGCGATCACGATCTTGTTCAGGATTCGGTCGCGTCGGGGCGTCGTAGCATTTGTCGCGGCGCTTGCGGTGGTCTACTGCGGACCGAGCATGGGGGCACAGTTGATGGAAGGTTCGCCGCTGCTGTTCCCGATCGGCGGGATCCTTCGGGAGGGCTTCATCCTCGTGAGCGTGGCAGCAATAGTCGCGCTATGGCATCTTGCGACGAGAAACAGTTCGGCCCCTGATTCCGTGGGAAATCAGGGGCCGAACAGTGCCGAAGAATCTTCGGTCAGAACTCGATCTTGA
- a CDS encoding ferredoxin--NADP reductase: MTTVEVPHSSRSAVLTVSGVVEETSDARSLVFEIPADLKGKFDYKPGQFLTLRIPSDQTGSVARCYSLASSPFTDDAPKVTVKRTVDGYGSNWLCDKVQVGDTIEVLPPSGVFTPKSLDHDFLLFGAGSGITPVISILKSALTQGSGNVVLVYANRDEKSVIFGAELRELAKQHAGRLTIVHWIESVQGLPAVSQLATLAKPFVAYEAFMCGPGPFMDAVHKALAEAGMPRTQVHAEVFNSLAGDPFKDVELAEVTDEEAADAATVEVELDGETHTLVWPRKQTLVDIMLAKGLDVPYSCQEGECGSCACTVLQGEVTMDNCDVLDAEDIANGYILGCQAKPVTDTLKIEF; this comes from the coding sequence ATGACGACAGTCGAGGTACCGCACAGCTCGCGATCGGCGGTACTCACCGTGTCCGGAGTCGTCGAAGAGACTTCAGACGCCCGGTCGCTGGTGTTCGAGATTCCCGCAGATCTGAAGGGCAAGTTCGACTACAAGCCCGGACAGTTCCTGACGCTCCGCATTCCGAGCGACCAGACCGGTTCGGTCGCACGGTGCTACTCCCTGGCCAGCTCACCGTTCACAGACGATGCACCCAAGGTCACCGTCAAACGAACCGTCGACGGCTACGGCTCCAACTGGCTGTGCGACAAGGTCCAGGTCGGCGACACCATCGAGGTCCTGCCTCCGTCCGGTGTCTTCACCCCCAAGTCGCTTGATCACGACTTCCTGCTCTTCGGCGCAGGCAGCGGAATCACGCCCGTGATCTCGATCCTCAAGTCCGCTCTCACCCAGGGCAGCGGCAACGTCGTCCTCGTGTACGCGAACCGCGACGAGAAGTCCGTCATCTTCGGCGCTGAGCTCCGCGAACTCGCGAAGCAGCACGCCGGCCGACTGACCATCGTCCACTGGATCGAATCGGTGCAGGGCCTGCCTGCTGTCTCCCAGCTGGCTACCCTCGCGAAGCCGTTTGTCGCCTACGAAGCATTCATGTGTGGCCCCGGCCCCTTCATGGACGCTGTGCACAAGGCACTCGCCGAAGCCGGAATGCCCCGCACGCAGGTCCACGCCGAGGTCTTCAACTCCCTCGCCGGTGACCCGTTCAAGGACGTCGAGCTTGCCGAGGTTACCGACGAAGAAGCAGCTGACGCTGCCACTGTCGAGGTCGAACTCGACGGCGAAACCCACACCCTCGTGTGGCCTCGCAAGCAGACCCTCGTCGACATCATGCTCGCCAAGGGCCTCGACGTGCCGTACTCCTGCCAGGAAGGCGAATGCGGGTCTTGCGCCTGCACCGTCCTCCAAGGCGAAGTGACGATGGACAACTGCGACGTCCTCGACGCCGAAGACATCGCCAACGGCTACATCCTCGGATGCCAGGCCAAGCCTGTCACCGACACCCTCAAGATCGAGTTCTGA
- a CDS encoding MaoC/PaaZ C-terminal domain-containing protein, which produces MNDSAAPHHRTVYAEDLRIGQTLTLGSYTVSEDEILDFATQWDPQWFHTDKKAAESGVFGGLIGSGVHTLAICQKLVVASIFDRWHVIAGKSMRDVRFLRPLRPGDTLTGELTVDNVVLDNRSRGLVTTTAQLVDSHGNRMFEVVTEAYLHCRQTP; this is translated from the coding sequence ATGAACGATTCCGCCGCACCCCACCATCGAACCGTCTACGCCGAAGACCTCCGGATCGGTCAGACGTTGACGCTGGGTTCGTACACGGTGTCCGAGGACGAAATCCTCGACTTTGCAACGCAGTGGGATCCGCAGTGGTTTCACACCGACAAGAAAGCAGCTGAATCCGGCGTTTTCGGCGGGCTGATCGGCAGCGGAGTGCATACCTTGGCCATCTGTCAGAAACTTGTGGTTGCGAGCATCTTCGACAGATGGCACGTCATCGCCGGCAAGAGCATGCGCGACGTGCGGTTCCTCCGCCCGCTTCGCCCCGGTGACACGTTGACCGGGGAACTCACCGTCGACAACGTCGTACTCGACAATCGCTCACGCGGGTTGGTCACCACGACAGCCCAATTGGTCGACTCGCACGGCAACCGCATGTTCGAGGTCGTCACCGAGGCTTATCTTCACTGCCGACAGACTCCGTGA
- a CDS encoding DUF6314 family protein yields MVNNGRVDPIALVGEWNFDRTIDDRVAGAMKRVVGQTIIEEAVDGRFRWYESGTLFDGDLELPVFRTLFVEQHDGDWAVTFEDGREFHDWNPGHDVEHLCGADTYRGRIDVAETADAEWSVVWTVSGPSKDYTMTTHLTRP; encoded by the coding sequence ATGGTCAACAACGGGCGCGTCGATCCCATTGCTCTGGTCGGGGAGTGGAATTTCGATCGAACAATCGACGATCGAGTGGCAGGAGCTATGAAGCGCGTCGTCGGGCAGACCATCATCGAAGAAGCAGTCGACGGCCGATTCCGTTGGTACGAGAGCGGCACGTTGTTCGACGGTGATCTCGAGCTGCCGGTCTTCCGGACGCTGTTTGTCGAGCAACACGATGGTGATTGGGCCGTGACGTTCGAGGACGGCCGAGAGTTTCATGACTGGAACCCGGGACATGACGTCGAGCATCTCTGCGGCGCAGACACTTATCGGGGACGCATCGATGTCGCAGAAACTGCGGATGCGGAGTGGTCCGTCGTCTGGACCGTGTCAGGTCCGAGCAAGGATTACACGATGACAACGCATCTCACTCGGCCCTGA
- the mftM gene encoding mycofactocin oligosaccharide methyltransferase MftM — MATSTPEVMDSLAPSTPGRWSFGHVTVEHVDSGPLTLSRDDHGLLVQHSLTPADLSERLVAGVTASIQDADFGQDEFELTMVGLVRSTVDGALEAWTTYYRNSLNELLDGSADFAPIHEKAQELVRGSVLDLGSCFGFFPLRLAKAGMNVTATDIHPGTMILLDAVAPELGIDIKTLICDAGEVPAPDKSVDTVTAIHLLEHVDNEVGEKVIAQALRIARQRVVIAVPFEDEATACHGHIRTFDLESLRVVGEKTGVPYEVFEHHGGWLVLDAQ; from the coding sequence ATGGCTACCTCGACTCCCGAAGTCATGGATTCACTCGCACCGTCGACGCCGGGACGGTGGTCGTTCGGACACGTCACCGTCGAACACGTGGACTCGGGTCCGCTGACCCTCAGTCGCGACGACCACGGTTTGCTGGTGCAGCATTCACTGACACCGGCAGATCTCAGCGAACGTCTCGTCGCCGGCGTTACCGCGTCAATTCAGGACGCCGACTTCGGTCAGGACGAATTCGAACTCACCATGGTGGGCCTGGTTCGCTCCACCGTCGACGGCGCCCTCGAAGCCTGGACCACCTACTACCGAAACTCGCTGAACGAACTACTCGACGGCAGTGCCGATTTTGCACCGATCCACGAAAAGGCGCAGGAATTAGTTCGGGGCAGCGTTCTCGATCTCGGATCTTGCTTCGGTTTCTTTCCGTTGCGGCTCGCGAAAGCCGGAATGAACGTGACTGCCACCGACATTCACCCCGGAACCATGATTCTGCTCGACGCAGTAGCCCCCGAACTCGGCATCGACATCAAGACCCTGATCTGCGACGCCGGCGAGGTGCCGGCCCCGGACAAGAGCGTCGATACCGTCACTGCAATCCACCTTCTCGAACATGTCGACAACGAGGTGGGTGAAAAGGTGATCGCACAGGCACTGCGAATCGCCCGGCAACGCGTTGTGATCGCGGTGCCGTTCGAGGACGAGGCGACGGCCTGCCACGGTCACATCCGGACGTTCGATCTGGAATCGCTACGCGTTGTGGGCGAGAAAACTGGGGTCCCGTACGAAGTGTTCGAGCACCACGGCGGCTGGCTGGTACTCGACGCACAGTAG
- the mftR gene encoding mycofactocin system transcriptional regulator (MftR, the mycofactocin system transcriptional regulator, is an uncharacterized TetR family DNA-binding transcription factor. Its role is inferred by context. It occurs as part of the biosynthesis locus for mycofactocin, a partially characterized electron carrier derived from the terminal Val-Tyr dipeptide of the precursor peptide MftA, through a radical SAM enzyme-mediated process.) codes for MRSRKNPSARIGRRPSTTREGISKVGIELFSTLGFNDVSVDQIADAAGIARRTFFRYFPSKNAVPWGDFDGHLDQMRQHFDSLPDDIPLVDALESALLTFNTFPPEETAVHRKRMELILTVPTLQAYSVVMYEGWRQVIAEYASQRMNLDPTDHRPRTVGYLLLGVAMAAYEQWLTDDALELPELLRTGTQTLRTGISI; via the coding sequence ATGCGTAGCCGCAAGAACCCGTCCGCTCGGATAGGTCGTCGACCGTCGACGACCAGGGAGGGAATCAGCAAAGTCGGCATCGAACTTTTTTCCACACTCGGCTTCAACGACGTCAGCGTCGACCAGATCGCCGACGCCGCCGGCATCGCTCGACGGACGTTCTTCCGCTACTTCCCGTCCAAGAACGCCGTCCCCTGGGGCGACTTCGACGGCCATCTCGACCAGATGCGTCAGCACTTCGATTCACTACCCGACGACATTCCCCTTGTCGACGCTCTCGAATCCGCACTCCTGACCTTCAATACGTTTCCACCCGAAGAGACTGCCGTGCACCGTAAACGGATGGAACTCATCCTCACCGTGCCCACTCTTCAGGCATACTCGGTGGTGATGTACGAAGGTTGGCGACAGGTCATTGCCGAGTACGCATCGCAGAGAATGAACCTCGACCCGACCGATCACCGTCCCCGCACCGTCGGCTACCTCTTACTCGGCGTCGCAATGGCCGCCTACGAACAGTGGCTCACCGACGACGCCTTGGAACTGCCCGAACTTCTGCGAACCGGAACGCAGACCTTGCGCACCGGTATCAGCATCTAG
- the mftA gene encoding mycofactocin precursor MftA (Mycofactocin is a small molecule electron carrier derived from the final two amino acids, Val-Tyr, of MftA, the mycofactocin precursor. It plays a role in redox homeostasis and the metabolism of alcohols and aldehydes in Actinobacteria, including Mycobacterium tuberculosis.), producing MSDRDNKALDNDLIEESLVEEVSIDGMCGVY from the coding sequence ATGTCCGATCGTGACAATAAGGCACTCGACAACGACCTGATCGAAGAATCGCTCGTTGAAGAGGTCTCCATCGACGGCATGTGCGGCGTGTACTGA